A genomic stretch from Apodemus sylvaticus chromosome 12, mApoSyl1.1, whole genome shotgun sequence includes:
- the Rab29 gene encoding ras-related protein Rab-7L1, producing the protein MGSRDHLFKVLVVGDAAVGKTSLVQRYSQDSFSKHYKSTVGVDFALKVLQWSDSEMVRLQLWDIAGQERFTSMTRLYYRDASACVIMFDVTNATTFSNSQRWKQDLDSKLTLPGGEPVPCLLLANKSDLSPWAVTRDQIDRFSKENGFTGWTETSVKENKNINEAMRVLVEKMMNNSREDVMSLSTQGNYISLQTKASSGWTCC; encoded by the exons ATGGGCAGCCGAGATCACCTGTTTAAAGTGCTGGTGGTGGGGGACGCCGCCGTGGGCAAGACGTCTCTGGTCCAGCGCTACTCCCAGGACAGCTTCAGCAAGCACTACAAGTCCACTGTGGGAG TGGATTTTGCTCTGAAGGTTCTCCAGTGGTCTGACTCAGAGATGGTGCGGCTACAGCTCTGGGATATTGCAG gGCAGGAACGTTTCACATCCATGACACGACTCTACTATCGAGATGCTTCTGCCTGTGTCATCATGTTTGACGTCACCAATGCCACTACTTTCAGCAACAGCCAAAGATGGAAACAGGATCTGGACAGCAAACTCACACTGCCCGGTGGGGAGCCAGTGCCCTGCCTGCTCTTGGCCAACAAG aGTGATCTCTCCCCTTGGGCAGTGACCCGGGACCAGATTGACCGGTTCAGTAAAGAGAACGGTTTCACGGGTTGGACAGAAACATCAGTCAAGGAGAACAAAAATATTAATGAGGCCATGAG agtccTCGTTGAAAAGATGATGAACAATTCCAGAGAAGATGTAATGTCTTTGTCCACCCAAGGGAACTACATCAGTCTCCAGACCAAGGCCTCCTCTGGCTGGACGTGCTGCTAG